In Oceanococcus atlanticus, the genomic stretch CGTGCCCTGGGTATGCCGGTGACGTTGCCAGCGCTGTTTGACGGCATGTTCGTGCTCGCTCCGCAGCACGCGCCGTGTCATCTGCGCAGTCTGATGCCGGCCTATGCGCTGGATCAGCTGCGTCGGTTCTTCGCCCTGCACGCACGACGCGAGGTTGCGCAGCTGCGCGTAGCCGAAATCGGTGCGGGCATCGGCCACACGGCCTATCTGGCTGCTCATCTGGGCATGGCGCGATACAGCATTTTTGATCTGCCCGAGATCAATGTGGCGCAAGGCTATTTTCTGATGGCCAGTGTTGGGGCCGACAAGGTTCGGTTGCTGGGCGAGCCGGCTGGTCCGGCGCTGGAAGTGCTGCCACCCTGGGCCTACGAGCCGACCTTGCAACAGGGTTACGATGCCGTGCTCAACATCGACTCCATGCCGGAGATCGCGCGTGATGCGACCCAGCGCTATCTTGAAGGCATGGCTGGCTGCGCGGACTACTTCTTCAGCCTCAATCAGGAGGCGCCGCGTCCCGACCCGGTGCAAGGCGAACGTGC encodes the following:
- a CDS encoding O-methyltransferase; the encoded protein is RALGMPVTLPALFDGMFVLAPQHAPCHLRSLMPAYALDQLRRFFALHARREVAQLRVAEIGAGIGHTAYLAAHLGMARYSIFDLPEINVAQGYFLMASVGADKVRLLGEPAGPALEVLPPWAYEPTLQQGYDAVLNIDSMPEIARDATQRYLEGMAGCADYFFSLNQEAPRPDPVQGERAAVRAMVEAHTDFVPLQRNRNWLRAGYVDEVFGLRAR